caaatcctatcttttggtagtgtattgattatactgtgcgtaattaggtacatatctgctttacacgaaagcacaatcactgtaccatttgttgtatttcaaaactgttgtatttccaggcacgggcctgaagagggagactagccctagaatagtcccgaattggcttagacccggttaggaaagctaggtgcgtcgtcctgttaaggcgtgtaggttaaggttagccccgctaattgacctagttaaggttgaggtcagctctgtgttaatttgacctggttgtttaggtgccgctccactcgttaagtgagcctatagtggtaatctttgtgcttgttggccaaggcaATGACATAGGCaatttgaccgaacctcgataacatttctgggtgtcgtctcttttattgctttatGGTGCATGCCTGGTTAAACGTTTATtacagtttaaattccattgtatatttacattgatttattttacatgcactggattgaccttaagcttgtgtaatactgttgttagtggtttgacctaaggcaataaattttaaaataccaattcacccccctcttgggattgcaccaaagctaacatactatgaaataaattttttttatttttttaaaataaaagagtattagtgacggttcccaaatccatcactaataagtggataatagtgacgaatgtTCACATCCGTcgctaatactatgaaataaaatttttctaattttttaaaataaaagaagtattagtgacagttcgcaaatccgtcactaataattggctaaTAGTCATGAATGTtcacattcgtcactaatactatgaaataaaatttttctaattttttaaaataaaagaagtattagtgacggttcgcaaatccgtcactaataattggctaaTAGTCATGAATGTtcacattcgtcactaatactatgaaataaaattttttcaatttttttaaataaaagaattattagtgacgattcgaatatccgtcactaataattgactaatagtgacgaatgtgaagattcatcactaatattgcgaaataaattttttttttaaattaaaaatgtattagtgacggtttctaaatcCGTGACAAATAagaggctaatagtgacgaatctaccaattcgtcactaatactatgaaataaattttttcttattttttttaaataaaagaagtattagtgacggttcccaaatccgttactaataagggactaatagtgacaaatcttcaaatttgtcactaatattgcgaaatatatattttttatttttaaataatagtagtaataattatttaatcgtcactaataagagtcttttagtgacagatttaattcatcactaatactgtacaaatcgtcgctaatatttttccaaataatttatgtgtgaaaaatattttttcgcgatatttttcgatttttagtgacgaaactattagtgacggttttaaatccgtcactaatagtgccgtattagtgatgattgctaaaactgtcactaatacctacttttagtaacgaaattgaatccgtcactaataatttcgttactaaaaactagtttttttgtaatAACATTTTATTATAATATACACTGTTcagatattatatttttaaaaatatttgaatgaaaTGTGTAGagtaaatatttttcctaaaattttatattttaaattcttattAACTTAGTATGCCATATGCTtgcattttattttctaaaattaattttacatttaagtTGTTCTGCAGGTAAAGATGAACTTATTTACTAGtgttatattaaatataaatGGTATACTATTAAGAGCTGAGGGTTTTTATGTGCATTGTAGTCCCCAGAGTTGGTAGTAGAAAATAGAAATGCAATATAAAAACAACAATCAGTGGAGCTTTCATTTCAACAACCTAATCTTAATTCATCATTAAGAAAGGAAAGAACCATCTTTAATGTTTGGGGTTGAGGAAGTGGGAAGGAGAAAGGTCATCTTCATTAACAATTCCCACAAGTACTTAATTTAACTAATAACAACTTGGAGAAATTTGaagatatatttatttttttataggaCTGATTTGTTTTCGAAAgagtttcaaatttaaatttttataaatttaaataaaattttacagTTTTATAACCtatttttatctaaatttatgtaaatctaaatataaaatttgaattaaaagcttgtaaatatgagatttttgttttcattttttagaCCAAAAGATAAGATAATTCACAAAGTGCTCATGCTAAAATCAAGCATTTGGTCcgcatttttattttcattttttttattttattgcaataaaaataaaaagataagtgAAAGCAACGTGTTTATTTAAGTTAGTagatttttttattgttaaattttatataaaaaataatgttaacattTTATTATGTTTTCGTATAGTAAACAAGTTTGTTTTTGAAATtatgaatagcttcccaagagggggggtgaattggcttttaaaactttcttttaactttttttaagaatccttaacttttttaaacacttaaccaattttttaatttatttgtttaatttcaccaatcacacaacaacttaattaaacaaccaatcaattaaacgcaatctacaaaccaaacaatcaatttattttccaagtataagtcaaacaacaaataatcaaaccaaaatataaagtatcagcactttggtaatataacaactcaagatggttatttatttatatttgccaaatttgaatcaagctctgtagtgaatgagaatttatgcttgctgatataaagtcctgtatagatgaattaaatcactctttccagatatttagaactcaaataaactcttggtaaatttatctttgggatgttaaccaagtaaagTACTCCCGTAagatttccgcaagatatggtgtcaccaacgtactccctttcggtttccgcaacccaaatcaaaattaaaccttaagtttgtttcattttttaaatatatgtagtttatatgattcctaaattttaaaccatccacgcaattttaaatatgctgaaaataaagagtaagggaaagagagaatgagacgaagatttttacgagattcggcttatacccagcctacgtcctcgcctttggcaaaccaccgaaggattcactagttcagttccgttgacgggtggaacaataccgattacaacactccttggttaaggttagagcccgccttctccaaacgatattccctcgttcggtcactccttacataggctagagtccgcctctttaagcaatgtccccttgcttagccaacgatccaaacgacccttggaacgtcaaagaactataagaaacacaagataagatttgcatacaagtatactctctcaaagagcaagttagtacaatttcagcactatgtactttgaatgtaaaatatcaatatgaaatataatgaagctcaagtgtagaatttaccaatatccttcttagataaggattagaaataaaaattcaaaagaggaagaattagcacttcagaatttctcagcaaaatagatttgcaatgagtgagcaagagagcttttggaagaacaagagtgcttttagctttacaagaagatttttcaattcttggatgagttttgatttgcaaaaccatgtatttataggctttcaaacttgtttccatgttgcaaaagtttcctttaaatGTTTCCCAatattatagaaagtttggagctcaaacggctatattttaaaatattagaatttgaaaaattttcccgttgaacaaagttcagttgactgaagtgtcgTGATCAGTCAACTGAAATTTCTTAACCCCTTAAAAatatagaactagatacagggtcagttgactgaaatcaaggttcagtcatctgatgttgcaagttcagtcgactgaagtcacaagttcagtcatctgaaccgcTACTGCCTGCTGTATATTCTGTCCAACAAATCTTCAgtctactgaacttaatctttagtcgtctgaagtcatctgttcagtcatctgaaatcGCACctgtgaacagtgttcagctgactgacagcagtgacctcccttcagtgttttagccataactttttatgtataactcaaaattaggtgttcttggtgtcaaaagaaagctaagagaaaattctaaaactttcatgttcatcattttaaaataatgaagttttgatagtgaaaaatatacCTGAATACGGCTGTATCAAAATTGAtagcaaacagaaaaaccctttttggtgctttttattccaaaaatgattctaacccttttaaaataatttttgacttcataaaattattttacagatattttaaaaggtatttaggtctaagaagttaacctaagaggttcaaaatattgcaaacggtattttaaacatttaaagtacttacatgaaaaattCTAAAACTTTTCTTATTTTAAgttcttcatgttttgtttcttcaagcttccatcttctttgaactttatcactttgcctttctttggatcttttagtattgcttggctttcaacaactcattcatgtctttaTATTCTTCaggatttaatatatcatctttaaatccatgcttagactcttttaagtttcatttgatcctcttaaacactttgacctttgctttctcatatataagttctgaaatatcattactcacacaaatacattaaatttcatttgttagcatcaaaataagataacaaggttttaaaCCTTGTCAggccaacaatttttattttattttatttattaagtaataattaaaaaataaataataaatgtgAAGTATAAATAATATTTGTCACAGatagtaaaattttttttattaattcttgctcataaaataaaaaaataaaattatattaaattattggATTGAATGATTAAAACGTTGATTAGACAGagcatttaatatttataataaaacaaaataatattaatgtACTTCAGACTCCTACTATAAATATTTAAGTGAtgaagtataaaaataaaaaaaaggtaaTAGAGAATTCTTTAAATTTACGGGCTGTGAGTTTCATCTAATAACGTGATACGTCGCCAGCTTGCCGTGACAGCCATCCAGAAGATTTAAATAGTACTTTGGTGATCATGATGACAATGGGCGCACATGATTCAGCCATCAGCTATGGCCCACCGTCAGATCTACGGTGACCTTTCGAGGACGGCTGTATGCTATCATTACCCCCATCCCAAATCTGAAATCTAATTTCCGTTCATACGTGTTAGAAAACTCGTGACAATTTCAGACagccctgctctctctctctctctccattgaaCACTCTGCAACTCATACTCTCCCACCCTCTGTCTCGTTCTATTGCTCTCCTCTCTCTCATGGATTCCTGCAAGATCACAATCTTGGAGTAACAGAGAGGAGTTGTATTCTCTCTCTGCTTCTGCCTAAACCTCTCTGCTGCGTCGTCTGTCGTCATATATAAGATTTGAGTCTCTTCAAGCGTCGTCTCAGATCTCCAGCCTTATCCGAAATCCATGTAAACATTTATTCACTCTGAAGTTTGAAGACTGGTTGTTTGTACTGAATCTGATTACTTCTTCGCAACAATCATTCAGTTAGTCTCTTGATTTTAGGAGTCGTTTTGCTGGCAAGTTTGAAGATTTTGTTTCGGCTTTTAGCTTCTGAATGCAGGAAAACTGCTTCCAAATTGCTAATGGTATCTAGGGGATTTTGAGTCGACTTGTTTGCATGTTTGTTTAGCCGGCTTTGATATTACATTACCTTCATTTCACTCTGAAGTTTGAAGACTGGTTGTTTGTACTGAATCTGATTACTTCTTCGCAACAATCATTCAGTTAGTCTCTTGATTTTAGGAGTCGTTTTActttaaattttggaaattttgtttTGGCTTTTACCTTCTGAATGCAGGAAAACTGCTTCCAAATTGCTACCTAACGGTATCTAGGGGATTTTGAGTCGACTTCTTTGCTTGTTTGTTTAGCCGGCTTTGATATTACATTACCTTTCAAAAAGAGAGAGCCTCTTTATTTGTTTGCCCGGCTTTAATATTTAATAAATGAGTTACTGAGCAATCATGAAGCAGTTCTTTCTTCAGGTGCTGTTTTGTTTGCAATCtggaagtattttttttttgttgcttttcAGAGCTGAAATGAATGCAGTTTCAGTTACCaaataaagtgaaatgctatgcaAATGATGCCTAACGTAAACACAATGTGAACTGTTCTTGGTGTATTAGGTCTGTTCAATTTACTAGAAAATGTAAAGAGAGATAATAAATTTATGTCCAAATTCAGTTCGTCACACTTTTTTTGAATTTGTGTGATCAATTAAACAGTAAATAGAAGACTTAACGCTTGAAATTTTTGCTTCTTTGTTATCTGCAGTAGTTGGCAGTCAAATggagagttttatttttatttttatttattaggGTTCCTCTGTAGGAGCCAGGCTGATAACACCACCCAAACACCCCAAAGATACCTACCAACAACCCCACAGTATGTATAGCATATGCATGCTCAAAAGCCACAACAAGCATGCCCAGAAATGCCACAAGATTTCCCTCAAGGTTAAACCCCCTCACCAATATGGAAAAGGGGGAGATGAACTTTCAGGCCTAAGCCCTGGCTCACGTGGAGAGTTATTTTTatgtgtgctttttttttttttaatcttgtattttctttaaaaacttgTGGTTTCTTGTTTAGTGTAGATTCAAAACTGGAGGAGCCATACAAGAATGTACTCAAggattatttttttgaattagaCGGTGATTCAAAATTTCAGAATTGTGGCCATCATTTTGGGAAGTTTGTGTATTTCAAGCAATGAAAATTATGCTTTTTGGTAAGATCATATAGTTGAAGGGAATGATGGAGGAAGAAAGCAGTAGAGGGGATTTGCACGGAAATGTAGTTAGACAGTCCTCTTTAAGGCCTAGTGGAAGCTTGAAGTCCACATTGTCAGGAAgatcaactcctagaaactctccGTCATTTCGCAGATTGCATTCAAGCCGGACTCCGCGTAGGGAAGCAAAAAGTAGTGGGGTTAGAGCTCAGTGGTTTAGGAGTAATCGGTTAGTGTTTTGGTTGACTCTGATTACTCTTTGGGCCTATCTTGGATTCTATGTTCAATCCAAGTGGGCCCATGGTGATAACAAAGATGATTTTTGGGGGTTTGGAAgtaaaacaagaaacaaaatttcaaaatctgATCAGAATCAGCAGCGAGATTTAATGGCCAGTGAAAATTCTTTGGAGTTTAAAAATGAGACTAGCAAAAATCAGTTGGAAGATGTTGAAAAGAAGTCAAATTTGAAGAGTCTAGATGTGGTTTTGGCAAAAAAAGAGAATAGTTTTTCATCCCGCAAGAGTGCGTCTTCAAAGAGGAGGAGTAAGAGATCTGGACGCAGAGTGCGTGGTAAGATGCACAATATACAGAAAGCAAATGTGGATGCTGAAGAGAGGAATATGGAGGTGCAGGAAGAGGAAATTCCTAAGAAGAACACTTCTTATGGGTTGCTTGTTGGTCCTTTTGGCTCAACAGAGGACAGAATACTAGAATGGAGTCCTGAAAAGCGATCTGGAACCTGTGAGAGGAAGGGGGAGTTTGCACGTCTTGTTTGGTCAAGAAAATTTGTCTTGATATTCCATGAGCTGTCAATGACTGGGGCTCCACTTTCAATGATGGAATTGGCAACAGAGCTTTTGAGTTGTGGGGCCACAGTTTCTGCTGTTGTTCTTAGCAAGAAGGGTGGGTTGATGCCAGAGCTTGCTAGGCGAAGGATCAAAGTGCTTGATGACCGAGCAGACCACAGCTTCAAAGTCTCCATGAAGGCTGATCTTGTCATTGCAGGGTCGGCAGTCTGTGCATCTTGGATAGGTAGGAATCTAAAGAGCTTCTGCAATATTTAAATAACAGTGATTTTGAATACTagcattgaattttttttacatattttgACACCAATATCTTACATATTATTAACAAACAGTGTAACTTGAATTACAGTTTGAGCTCGGTTATGTTTGGTTCAGTGGCATGAGAGTGCTTTTTATACAATTTATTGAAGGATGTTTAGTCTTGAGTTAAGAGTATCAGACAATGCATAAGTTCAtgcatcaaatatatatattatacatcaTCTAATTATAATATTTCCTGTATGGAGGAGAGAAGAAACTAAAAAACCTATGGATGTCGGGAGGACTGTAATTATTGTAAACCAAGCTAAATAATTGATGGTAAAGAAAAATGTGTTTCTATGACATTCACTGCATCAATAGTTATATGCTTAGAAAATAAAACCTTAATGCTTGTTGCCATCTGCCTTCAAAAGACAACAGAGAAGTTTCTTTTCCTGCAACAGATTTTCTATTGGTTTCAGTCCACACCACCAAAAAATTATGGGAGGGATTATagaaataacttttttttttatctctctgTGCATCTTTACCTGCCCTTCCAAGCCCAAACTCTTCTTTCACCAATCCTGAAGCAACCATCAACATATCCAC
This window of the Malania oleifera isolate guangnan ecotype guangnan chromosome 6, ASM2987363v1, whole genome shotgun sequence genome carries:
- the LOC131157766 gene encoding uncharacterized protein LOC131157766 isoform X2 — encoded protein: MMEEESSRGDLHGNVVRQSSLRPSGSLKSTLSGRSTPRNSPSFRRLHSSRTPRREAKSSGVRAQWFRSNRLVFWLTLITLWAYLGFYVQSKWAHGDNKDDFWGFGSKTRNKISKSDQNQQRDLMASENSLEFKNETSKNQLEDVEKKSNLKSLDVVLAKKENSFSSRKSASSKRRSKRSGRRVRGKMHNIQKANVDAEERNMEVQEEEIPKKNTSYGLLVGPFGSTEDRILEWSPEKRSGTCERKGEFARLVWSRKFVLIFHELSMTGAPLSMMELATELLSCGATVSAVVLSKKGGLMPELARRRIKVLDDRADHSFKVSMKADLVIAGSAVCASWIEQYIAHFTAGSGKIVWWIMENRREYFDRSKLVLNRVKMLIFLSASQSKQWLSWCKEENIKINSEPALIPLSVNDELAFVAGIACSLNTQLFSTEKMLQKRQLLRNAVRKDMGLTDNDMLVISLSSINPGKGQLLLLESVRLIMEEGTPQINSGIKDSVEIGQTKSSLVEEHHLRALLQNENHVDKTSTELHFSNESFISLSVPKSNGLRLLDLKAFFDDKNVMPLEWNHNERKLLSENVGMQEQALKVLIGSVGSKSNKVPYVKRILRFLSQHSNLSKSVLWTPATTRVASLYSAADVYVINAQGLGETFGRVTIEAMAFGLPEVKFFRKISSFC
- the LOC131157766 gene encoding uncharacterized protein LOC131157766 isoform X3, whose protein sequence is MMEEESSRGDLHGNVVRQSSLRPSGSLKSTLSGRSTPRNSPSFRRLHSSRTPRREAKSSGVRAQWFRSNRLVFWLTLITLWAYLGFYVQSKWAHGDNKDDFWGFGSKTRNKISKSDQNQQRDLMASENSLEFKNETSKNQLEDVEKKSNLKSLDVVLAKKENSFSSRKSASSKRRSKRSGRRVRGKMHNIQKANVDAEERNMEVQEEEIPKKNTSYGLLVGPFGSTEDRILEWSPEKRSGTCERKGEFARLVWSRKFVLIFHELSMTGAPLSMMELATELLSCGATVSAVVLSKKGGLMPELARRRIKVLDDRADHSFKVSMKADLVIAGSAVCASWIGIACSLNTQLFSTEKMLQKRQLLRNAVRKDMGLTDNDMLVISLSSINPGKGQLLLLESVRLIMEEGTPQINSGIKDSVEIGQTKSSLVEEHHLRALLQNENHVDKTSTELHFSNESFISLSVPKSNGLRLLDLKAFFDDKNVMPLEWNHNERKLLSENVGMQEQALKVLIGSVGSKSNKVPYVKRILRFLSQHSNLSKSVLWTPATTRVASLYSAADVYVINAQGLGETFGRVTIEAMAFGLPLLGTESGGTKEIVEHNVTGLLHPIGRAGSQVLSENIQFLLRNPSVRRQMGMRGRRKVEKMYLKRHMYKRFSEVLYKCMRIK